In Aeromicrobium marinum DSM 15272, one genomic interval encodes:
- a CDS encoding FkbM family methyltransferase, translating to MARSLTFALRRVRQTVGGFDNGPRLLVDMARQAVTGKPEEITFRTRDGAVATIPNRPGARVPVYEIFVEDEYRLDWFTADLGPEPVALDIGAHIGCFSVAFARRHPGARVDAYEASPSTAAYLQRNIADNHLGDRVHGNNLAVQAVAGHLELADNGAASGHNGVLHLDTETRRVTVPSVAMADVLQVSGRSADLVKMDTEGGEYDMVLGSQPGDWAGVRRVVMEYHNLPGHSWEELETFFDSAGLSLVHRQKFGTGLGMAWLSRDPLAPPA from the coding sequence ATGGCCCGCAGCTTGACCTTCGCCCTCCGTCGGGTCCGCCAGACCGTCGGCGGCTTCGACAACGGCCCCCGCCTGCTGGTCGACATGGCCCGCCAGGCGGTCACCGGCAAGCCCGAGGAGATCACCTTCCGCACCCGCGACGGTGCCGTCGCCACCATCCCCAACCGCCCCGGCGCGCGGGTGCCGGTGTACGAGATCTTCGTCGAGGACGAGTACCGGCTCGACTGGTTCACCGCCGACCTCGGCCCCGAGCCGGTCGCGCTCGACATCGGCGCCCACATCGGCTGCTTCTCCGTCGCCTTCGCCCGCCGCCACCCCGGGGCGCGGGTCGACGCCTACGAGGCCTCGCCGTCGACGGCGGCCTACCTGCAGCGCAACATCGCCGACAACCACCTGGGTGACCGCGTCCACGGCAACAACCTCGCCGTGCAGGCGGTCGCCGGCCACCTGGAGCTCGCCGACAACGGCGCCGCCAGCGGCCACAACGGCGTGCTGCACCTGGACACCGAGACCCGCCGGGTCACCGTGCCGAGCGTCGCGATGGCCGACGTGCTGCAGGTCAGCGGCCGGTCGGCCGACCTCGTGAAGATGGACACCGAGGGCGGCGAGTACGACATGGTGCTGGGCTCGCAGCCGGGCGACTGGGCCGGTGTCCGGCGCGTCGTGATGGAGTACCACAACCTGCCCGGACACTCCTGGGAGGAGCTCGAGACCTTCTTCGACTCCGCAGGTCTGTCCCTCGTGCACCGTCAGAAGTTCGGCACCGGGCTGGGCATGGCGTGGCTCTCGCGCGACCCGCTGGCGCCCCCGGCCTGA
- a CDS encoding GDP-mannose 4,6-dehydratase produces MTSSPPTALITGVSGQDGMYLARRLMAEGWRVVGTVRPGLSSIARMGPYLTGVQVVDHDLLDTTGFGDLLSRFSPRAVYNLAAFSAVGASWSDPELVARTNLVAVAEMLETLLRHRDKNSSDVRFFQASSAEVFGSRVQGALDEETPHRPRTPYAVAKSAAHHLVISYREHHDLFACNGILFNHESPFRGHQFVAGRIARAAATAACGGRAPVALGDLDVERDWGAAVDHVEAMRLSLAHDRPGDYVIATGTTHTLRDMLDAAFASVGRDDAEDHVEMMPHLWSATQADSLCGDPGRARRELGWSATTSFEDLIATMVAVDVRRITTGVAESESYLS; encoded by the coding sequence ATGACGTCGTCCCCGCCCACCGCCCTGATCACCGGAGTCTCCGGCCAGGACGGCATGTACCTCGCCCGGCGGCTGATGGCCGAGGGGTGGCGGGTGGTGGGCACGGTGCGTCCCGGCCTGTCGTCGATCGCGCGGATGGGGCCGTACCTCACGGGCGTGCAGGTCGTCGACCACGACCTGCTCGACACCACCGGTTTCGGCGACCTGCTGAGCCGCTTCTCGCCCCGGGCGGTCTACAACCTCGCGGCCTTCAGCGCCGTCGGCGCCAGCTGGTCCGATCCCGAGCTGGTGGCTCGCACCAACCTGGTCGCCGTGGCCGAGATGCTCGAGACGCTGCTGCGCCACCGCGACAAGAACTCCAGCGACGTGCGGTTCTTCCAGGCCTCCAGCGCGGAGGTCTTCGGGTCACGCGTCCAGGGGGCGCTCGATGAGGAGACCCCGCACCGTCCCCGCACCCCGTACGCGGTCGCCAAGAGCGCCGCGCACCACCTGGTGATCAGCTACCGCGAGCACCACGACCTGTTCGCCTGCAACGGCATCCTGTTCAACCACGAGAGCCCGTTCCGGGGTCACCAGTTCGTCGCCGGGCGCATCGCCCGGGCGGCGGCGACCGCCGCGTGCGGGGGCCGTGCGCCGGTCGCCCTGGGCGACCTCGACGTCGAGCGCGACTGGGGGGCCGCCGTCGACCACGTCGAGGCGATGCGGCTCAGCCTCGCGCACGACCGCCCGGGCGACTACGTCATCGCCACCGGGACGACCCACACCCTGCGCGACATGCTCGACGCCGCCTTCGCGTCGGTCGGCCGGGACGACGCCGAGGACCACGTCGAGATGATGCCCCACCTGTGGAGCGCGACCCAGGCGGACTCCCTGTGCGGTGATCCCGGCCGGGCGCGCCGGGAGCTCGGCTGGTCGGCCACGACCAGCTTCGAGGACCTCATCGCCACCATGGTCGCGGTGGACGTGCGGCGCATCACGACAGGTGTCGCCGAGTCCGAGTCGTACCTGTCCTGA
- a CDS encoding class I SAM-dependent methyltransferase, which translates to MNDDPADRIAKWLVGERLACVLHLGDGALAYRLSAQGHEVVVAGDDVTVARHPQVQYVRTAGERLPFVADSFDVVLVPDLREAPTALAEYARVLRPDGLVSTLDRTHDESVPWVRKLRGIVGEASPRVTGVDTFGASGLFHEAESEEFAAWEQLDLAGLLQFVRATRPGVDDATLARVRELFDANASGTGFLRLRHRTHGLRARVDKSSMTPDAPPPDTLLLDFR; encoded by the coding sequence GTGAACGACGACCCCGCCGACCGCATCGCCAAGTGGCTCGTCGGCGAGCGCCTGGCCTGCGTGCTGCACCTCGGGGACGGAGCTCTCGCCTACCGGCTGAGCGCCCAGGGCCACGAGGTGGTCGTGGCCGGGGACGACGTCACGGTGGCCCGCCACCCCCAGGTCCAGTACGTCCGCACGGCCGGTGAGCGCCTGCCGTTCGTCGCCGACTCGTTCGACGTGGTGCTCGTGCCGGACCTGCGCGAGGCGCCCACCGCCCTGGCCGAGTACGCGCGCGTGCTGCGACCCGACGGGCTGGTCTCGACCCTCGACCGCACGCACGACGAGTCCGTCCCGTGGGTGCGCAAGCTGCGCGGGATCGTCGGCGAGGCGTCCCCCCGTGTGACCGGCGTCGACACCTTCGGCGCCTCCGGGTTGTTCCACGAGGCCGAGAGCGAGGAGTTCGCCGCGTGGGAGCAGCTCGACCTGGCGGGTCTGCTGCAGTTCGTGCGGGCGACCCGGCCCGGGGTCGACGACGCCACGCTGGCCCGGGTGCGGGAGCTGTTCGACGCCAACGCGTCCGGCACCGGGTTCCTGCGGCTGCGCCACCGCACGCACGGACTCCGCGCCCGGGTGGACAAGTCCTCCATGACGCCCGACGCACCGCCGCCGGACACCCTCCTGCTCGACTTCAGGTGA
- a CDS encoding HAD family hydrolase: MSRAAAFFDLDKTIIAKSSTLAFSRPFYDGGLLSRRAVLRSAYAQFVFAISGADHDQLEKMRAYLTEMVSGWDVTVVRQAVAETLHSIIDPLVYDEAVALIAAHQAAGRDVVIVSASGIEVVEPIGAMLGADHVIATTLEVADGRYTGAIEFYAYGPHKATAITELAQRRGYDLAASYAYSDSETDAPMLAAVGHPFAVNPDKALRRMAAEHGWPVLTFARPVALRPRLPLDGRVGRAAAVAVVAGALGGVAASVVLRRRIRIRST, from the coding sequence ATGAGCCGCGCGGCCGCGTTCTTCGACCTCGACAAGACCATCATCGCCAAGTCGAGCACCCTGGCGTTCAGCCGCCCCTTCTACGACGGCGGTCTGCTCAGCCGCCGGGCGGTCCTGCGCAGCGCCTACGCGCAGTTCGTCTTCGCGATCAGCGGCGCCGACCACGACCAGCTGGAGAAGATGCGCGCGTACCTCACCGAGATGGTCTCGGGGTGGGACGTCACCGTGGTCCGCCAGGCGGTCGCCGAGACACTGCACTCGATCATCGACCCGCTGGTCTACGACGAGGCGGTCGCGTTGATCGCGGCGCACCAGGCGGCGGGTCGTGACGTCGTGATCGTCTCGGCGTCCGGCATCGAGGTGGTCGAGCCGATCGGCGCGATGCTCGGCGCCGACCACGTCATCGCCACGACCCTCGAGGTGGCCGACGGTCGCTACACGGGGGCGATCGAGTTCTACGCCTACGGGCCGCACAAGGCCACCGCCATCACCGAGCTGGCCCAGCGGCGCGGGTACGACCTGGCCGCGTCGTACGCCTACTCCGACTCCGAGACCGACGCCCCGATGCTCGCGGCCGTCGGTCATCCCTTCGCGGTCAATCCCGACAAGGCCCTGCGCAGGATGGCCGCCGAGCACGGCTGGCCGGTGCTCACCTTCGCCCGGCCGGTCGCCCTGAGGCCACGGCTGCCGCTCGACGGCCGGGTGGGCAGGGCGGCCGCGGTGGCGGTGGTCGCCGGGGCACTCGGCGGCGTCGCGGCCTCGGTCGTGCTGCGCCGCCGGATCCGGATCCGCAGCACCTGA
- a CDS encoding type II secretion system F family protein — MLPALVVAAAVWLVVPGPPLRRRRALTAEERPRRRPPPGLVVGVLTVGTGIVVVGWPWGAVVGAAAVPTVRRLVDRAGTTARQRRQAEMVRLLPAALDLVVTALEAGRSPGGAFAVVADAAPAPLAEELRGLARRLEVAADPLDVWDALVRDPTLAPVGRALRRSEVTGMPAARVVARVADDLRRTRRAEIAHRSRSVGVATAAPLGLCFLPAFFLVGIVPTVVGMVRVVAP; from the coding sequence GTGCTGCCGGCCCTCGTCGTCGCAGCGGCGGTGTGGTTGGTCGTGCCCGGTCCGCCGCTGCGACGGCGGCGTGCCCTCACCGCCGAGGAGCGACCGCGTCGTCGACCACCCCCCGGACTCGTCGTCGGCGTGCTCACCGTCGGTACCGGCATCGTGGTCGTCGGTTGGCCGTGGGGGGCGGTGGTGGGCGCCGCCGCCGTGCCGACCGTCCGCCGGCTGGTGGATCGCGCCGGGACGACGGCGCGGCAGCGACGGCAGGCCGAGATGGTCCGGCTGCTGCCCGCGGCGCTCGACCTGGTGGTCACCGCGCTCGAGGCCGGTCGCTCCCCGGGGGGCGCCTTCGCGGTGGTCGCCGATGCGGCCCCGGCCCCGCTCGCGGAGGAGTTGCGCGGCCTCGCCCGTCGGCTCGAGGTCGCGGCCGACCCCCTGGACGTCTGGGACGCACTGGTGCGGGACCCGACCCTGGCCCCGGTGGGCCGCGCCCTGCGCCGGTCGGAGGTCACCGGCATGCCGGCCGCACGGGTGGTCGCCCGGGTCGCGGACGACCTGCGACGCACCCGACGGGCCGAGATCGCGCACCGCAGCCGCAGCGTCGGCGTGGCCACGGCGGCACCGCTCGGACTGTGCTTCCTGCCGGCGTTCTTCCTCGTCGGCATCGTCCCCACGGTCGTCGGCATGGTGCGGGTCGTCGCCCCGTGA
- a CDS encoding DUF4244 domain-containing protein produces the protein MSTTEYTVGTVGAILIALVLHRLGIGDEIMGLVRDLWARALGFEMPSIVTRLFR, from the coding sequence ATGTCCACCACCGAGTACACCGTCGGCACCGTCGGCGCGATCCTCATCGCCCTCGTGCTCCATCGCCTCGGCATCGGCGACGAGATCATGGGCCTCGTCCGCGACCTGTGGGCCCGTGCCCTGGGGTTCGAGATGCCGTCGATCGTCACCCGGCTGTTCCGATGA
- a CDS encoding glycosyltransferase family 61 protein produces MTRLPARLQPLWPLVKRLHRLASWWSGLVGRHTRWLQGDRALPARGTVSMDQTRALEPEHVTIHRVGDGEAIRHPDAVGEPPAHWVFRRRAVHDVPPLASLEIAGGTVVGDYGANLTPGGTLDYETSEYFGIRGWREHPLFLRRRLPEVEHVEGTVVSLATRGGSSNYYHFLTDVLPRFGVFEATMPGRTVDALYVPATAAYQRTLLDLAGLGDHQVIATGKHRAVRADHLVVPCLTNPSEVAPRWTVDWLRSRLTPTRDDAPRTRLYVTRGQVPNTRRLEHEDEIVAGLAERGFVTVEPGGLTPQEQIDTFSAAEVVVAPHGAALTNLLFVQPGTRVLEMFAADYVNACYWSICQAIPGVEYRYLVAEGAERHGPGDPMNKIQADIDIPPATVLRAVDDLLT; encoded by the coding sequence ATGACGCGACTCCCCGCCCGCCTGCAGCCGCTGTGGCCGCTGGTCAAGCGGCTGCACCGCCTGGCCTCCTGGTGGTCCGGTCTGGTCGGCCGGCACACCCGCTGGCTGCAGGGTGACCGTGCCCTGCCGGCCCGGGGGACGGTGTCGATGGACCAGACCCGGGCGCTGGAACCCGAGCACGTCACGATCCACCGGGTCGGCGACGGCGAGGCGATCCGGCACCCCGACGCGGTGGGCGAGCCGCCGGCCCACTGGGTCTTCCGCCGCCGTGCCGTCCACGACGTGCCGCCGCTGGCGTCGTTGGAGATCGCCGGCGGGACGGTCGTGGGCGACTACGGCGCCAACCTGACGCCCGGCGGCACCCTGGACTACGAGACCAGCGAGTACTTCGGCATCCGCGGCTGGCGTGAGCACCCGTTGTTCCTGCGACGCCGGCTGCCGGAGGTCGAGCACGTGGAGGGCACGGTCGTGTCGCTGGCGACCCGCGGGGGCAGCAGCAACTACTACCACTTCCTCACCGACGTGCTGCCACGCTTCGGGGTGTTCGAGGCCACCATGCCCGGGCGCACGGTCGACGCACTGTACGTGCCCGCCACCGCCGCCTACCAGCGCACGTTGCTGGACCTGGCCGGGCTGGGGGACCATCAGGTCATCGCCACCGGCAAGCACCGGGCGGTGCGCGCCGACCACCTGGTCGTGCCGTGCCTCACCAACCCGTCGGAGGTCGCTCCGCGCTGGACGGTGGACTGGCTGCGGTCACGGTTGACCCCCACGCGCGACGACGCCCCCCGCACCCGGCTGTACGTCACCCGCGGTCAGGTGCCGAACACCCGACGGCTGGAGCACGAGGACGAGATCGTGGCCGGGCTGGCCGAGCGGGGTTTCGTCACGGTGGAGCCGGGCGGTCTGACGCCGCAGGAGCAGATCGACACGTTCTCCGCGGCCGAGGTCGTGGTGGCTCCCCACGGTGCGGCCCTCACGAACCTGCTGTTCGTGCAGCCCGGCACCCGCGTGCTGGAGATGTTCGCCGCGGACTACGTGAACGCCTGCTACTGGTCGATCTGCCAGGCGATCCCGGGCGTGGAGTACCGCTACCTCGTGGCCGAGGGCGCGGAGCGGCACGGCCCCGGTGACCCGATGAACAAGATCCAGGCCGACATCGACATCCCCCCGGCCACGGTGCTGCGGGCGGTCGACGACCTGCTCACCTGA
- a CDS encoding DUF4244 domain-containing protein, translating to MNQHHAPRTRPDERGMTTAEYAVGTVGACTVGGVLVKIGQSEWFGDLVRGVLDKIPSILPF from the coding sequence ATGAACCAGCACCACGCACCGCGTACCCGTCCCGACGAGCGCGGCATGACGACGGCCGAGTACGCCGTCGGCACCGTCGGCGCCTGCACGGTCGGCGGCGTGCTCGTCAAGATCGGCCAGAGCGAGTGGTTCGGCGACCTCGTCCGCGGCGTCCTGGACAAGATCCCCTCGATCCTGCCGTTCTGA
- the ssd gene encoding septum site-determining protein Ssd translates to MSTSPLVVTRDPDVLERATRWCAAVGASPEVATDVPGCRRGWREAPVVLVGADLADDLAAAGLVRRDRVYLVAAGDDPAVWRAAVHLGAAAVLEPTSEQDAVDVLGGAVDGRGEACLVAVVGACGGVGASTFAAGLAVRGTRRGLRSLLVDADPCAGGIDLLMGAEHVDGVRWSDLGHTAGRVSAEALAEVVPTHRGVGLVTWAREASIGDVRPGPVLDAAARGFDLVVADVPRDPGRLGTDVLARAVLTVLVVTDDVRGLAAAERTMSHLAALTTSVVGVLRPRAGGVGRSETARVLGLPVPVRVRHDRRLRTAVDRGLGPHRSRPLGRAADPVLDLLGLDRP, encoded by the coding sequence ATGTCGACCTCCCCGCTCGTCGTGACCCGTGACCCCGACGTGCTGGAGCGCGCCACGCGGTGGTGCGCCGCCGTGGGCGCCTCGCCGGAGGTGGCCACGGACGTCCCCGGCTGCCGGCGGGGTTGGCGGGAGGCCCCGGTGGTGCTCGTCGGTGCCGACCTCGCCGACGACCTCGCCGCGGCCGGACTCGTCCGGCGGGACCGCGTCTACCTGGTCGCGGCCGGCGACGATCCGGCCGTCTGGCGCGCCGCGGTGCACCTCGGAGCCGCCGCCGTGCTCGAGCCCACGTCCGAGCAGGACGCCGTCGACGTCCTCGGTGGTGCGGTCGACGGTCGCGGGGAGGCCTGCCTCGTGGCCGTCGTCGGCGCCTGCGGAGGGGTCGGGGCCTCGACGTTCGCCGCCGGGTTGGCCGTCCGCGGGACCCGCCGGGGTCTGAGGTCCCTGCTGGTCGACGCCGACCCCTGCGCCGGTGGCATCGACCTGCTGATGGGCGCCGAGCACGTCGACGGGGTCCGGTGGTCCGACCTGGGGCACACCGCCGGTCGGGTCTCCGCCGAGGCACTGGCCGAGGTGGTGCCGACCCATCGCGGCGTCGGACTCGTGACCTGGGCCCGCGAGGCGTCGATCGGCGACGTGCGGCCGGGTCCGGTGCTCGACGCCGCGGCACGGGGGTTCGACCTCGTGGTCGCGGACGTGCCCCGCGACCCCGGCCGGCTCGGCACCGACGTGCTCGCGCGCGCGGTCCTCACGGTGCTGGTCGTGACCGACGACGTCCGGGGACTCGCAGCGGCCGAGCGGACGATGAGCCACCTGGCGGCTCTGACCACCTCCGTGGTCGGGGTGCTCCGTCCACGGGCGGGAGGGGTCGGGCGGTCCGAGACCGCCCGCGTCCTGGGCCTGCCGGTCCCGGTGCGGGTGCGTCACGACCGACGCCTGCGGACGGCCGTCGACCGCGGGCTCGGGCCCCACCGGTCGCGTCCTCTCGGCCGCGCCGCCGATCCGGTGCTGGACCTCCTCGGGCTGGACCGGCCGTGA
- a CDS encoding TadE family type IV pilus minor pilin: MTGRRPDHGMVTAELAVITPFGLAFVVLLAWVVGLGHTQVRLTDAAREAARVVARGDSVADATDVARRNAPDGATVEVDEQGGLITVTVRAGSGIALPGLADVGRRELSATVTAAAEDP; encoded by the coding sequence ATGACCGGCCGCCGACCCGACCACGGCATGGTCACCGCGGAGCTCGCGGTCATCACCCCGTTCGGCCTGGCCTTCGTCGTCCTGCTGGCGTGGGTCGTCGGCCTGGGTCACACCCAGGTCCGCCTGACCGATGCCGCACGGGAGGCGGCCCGTGTCGTCGCCCGAGGCGACTCCGTCGCCGACGCCACGGACGTCGCCCGCCGCAACGCTCCGGACGGGGCGACCGTCGAGGTCGACGAGCAGGGCGGGCTGATCACCGTGACCGTGCGGGCCGGCTCCGGGATCGCCCTGCCGGGCCTGGCCGACGTCGGTCGGCGCGAGCTGTCCGCGACGGTCACCGCCGCCGCGGAGGATCCGTGA
- a CDS encoding type II secretion system F family protein, protein MILTVAAMACTAGAVALRWPPPRWVAGHRLGRPSSSVRWPLVGAAVLGAMVIGFAVDVLDRPPVLLLVAAGTGVAWFVVRQVRATRRRDRRDRAREETTEVIDLLAAELRAGGSPHRAVPSLSADLPVLLPVARAMALGGDVAGAFRELATGAGREGFAALGAAWQVAERSGAPVSSVLERVAASAREDAENAREVRAGAAPARASGRLMALLPLVGLGLGAGIGADPVAVVTGSIVGATSVTSGVGLACLGVVWVDRIADRAEVT, encoded by the coding sequence ATGATCCTCACCGTCGCCGCCATGGCCTGCACGGCCGGGGCCGTCGCCCTGCGGTGGCCGCCCCCGCGGTGGGTGGCCGGCCACCGGCTCGGCCGACCGTCCTCCTCGGTCCGGTGGCCGCTGGTCGGCGCTGCGGTCCTCGGCGCGATGGTGATCGGGTTCGCGGTCGACGTGCTCGACCGTCCCCCGGTGCTGCTGCTCGTCGCCGCCGGCACGGGGGTCGCCTGGTTCGTGGTCCGGCAGGTCCGCGCGACCCGCCGGCGCGACCGACGCGACCGGGCCCGGGAGGAGACCACCGAGGTCATCGACCTGCTCGCCGCGGAGCTGCGGGCCGGCGGGTCCCCGCACCGCGCGGTCCCGTCGCTGTCCGCCGACCTGCCGGTCCTTCTCCCCGTGGCGCGGGCGATGGCCCTCGGCGGCGACGTGGCCGGGGCCTTCCGCGAGCTCGCCACGGGCGCCGGTCGCGAGGGTTTCGCCGCCCTGGGGGCCGCCTGGCAGGTGGCCGAGCGTTCCGGCGCGCCGGTCTCGTCGGTGCTGGAGCGGGTGGCCGCCTCGGCCCGGGAGGACGCCGAGAACGCCCGCGAGGTGCGGGCCGGAGCAGCGCCGGCCCGCGCGTCGGGCCGCCTGATGGCTCTGCTGCCGCTGGTGGGACTCGGGCTCGGCGCCGGCATCGGGGCCGATCCGGTGGCCGTCGTCACCGGATCGATCGTCGGTGCCACATCCGTGACCTCGGGTGTCGGTCTGGCCTGCCTCGGGGTGGTCTGGGTCGACCGCATCGCCGACCGCGCGGAGGTGACCTGA
- a CDS encoding TadA family conjugal transfer-associated ATPase codes for MTDVPVDLLERVRRRLAVGVDEPTAGHVADALRAETHMCGSDTVLAILDRLRRESRGIGALEPLVSLPGVTDVLVNGAEAVHLDRGHGLELTDVSFGSDAEVRRLAQRLAAQAGRRLDDASPWVDARLPDGTRFHAVLAPVARPGTVISLRVPSRRTFSLAELVAAGAVGPAGATVLRQLVAARLSFVVSGGTGSGKTTVLSALLGEVPAAERIVVVEDATELRPDHPHVVGLEARPANVEGAGVVTVRDLVRQALRMRPDRLVVGEVRGAEVVDLLAALNTGHEGGCGTVHANSAADVPARFEALGVAGGLPRDAVHSQVAAGLDAVLHLGRAADGRRRIEHLAAVVVDPSGRVSAVPAIVMAGGAARPGPAHDALAARLERGR; via the coding sequence GTGACCGACGTGCCCGTCGACCTGCTGGAGCGGGTCCGCCGACGCCTGGCCGTCGGTGTCGACGAGCCGACGGCCGGCCACGTCGCCGACGCCCTGCGGGCCGAGACGCACATGTGCGGCAGTGACACGGTGCTGGCGATCCTCGACCGCCTGCGACGGGAGAGTCGCGGGATCGGCGCCCTCGAGCCCCTGGTCTCGCTCCCCGGCGTGACCGACGTGCTGGTCAATGGGGCGGAGGCGGTGCACCTCGACCGCGGTCACGGACTGGAGCTGACCGACGTGTCGTTCGGCTCCGACGCCGAGGTGCGGCGGCTCGCCCAACGGCTAGCGGCCCAGGCCGGCCGACGGCTCGACGACGCGAGCCCGTGGGTCGATGCCCGGCTCCCCGACGGCACGCGGTTCCATGCCGTTCTCGCACCCGTGGCCCGCCCCGGGACGGTCATCTCGCTCCGGGTCCCGTCGCGACGCACGTTCTCGTTGGCCGAGCTGGTGGCGGCGGGTGCCGTCGGACCGGCCGGGGCGACCGTCCTGCGGCAGCTGGTGGCGGCCCGTCTGTCGTTCGTCGTGTCCGGGGGGACCGGCTCCGGCAAGACCACCGTGCTCTCCGCCCTGCTCGGCGAGGTGCCTGCGGCCGAGCGGATCGTGGTCGTCGAGGACGCCACCGAGCTGCGACCCGACCATCCGCACGTGGTGGGCCTGGAGGCCAGGCCGGCCAACGTCGAGGGCGCGGGGGTCGTGACGGTGCGCGACCTCGTCCGGCAGGCGCTGCGGATGCGACCCGACCGGCTCGTCGTCGGCGAGGTGCGGGGCGCCGAGGTCGTCGATCTGCTGGCCGCCCTCAACACCGGTCACGAGGGCGGGTGCGGCACGGTGCACGCCAACTCCGCCGCCGACGTCCCTGCCCGGTTCGAGGCTCTCGGGGTCGCCGGGGGACTGCCCCGCGACGCGGTGCACAGTCAGGTGGCGGCCGGACTCGACGCCGTCCTGCACCTGGGCAGGGCGGCGGACGGACGCCGCCGCATCGAGCACCTGGCCGCCGTGGTCGTCGACCCGTCCGGCCGGGTGAGCGCGGTCCCGGCGATCGTGATGGCAGGCGGCGCTGCGCGACCGGGGCCGGCCCACGACGCCCTCGCCGCCAGGCTCGAGCGTGGCCGATGA
- a CDS encoding O-antigen ligase family protein translates to MLDAEVLERAVSDRAPRGPYKSRAQRGRIGGVVHALTPVLATGALLATMLPLGTRSVIGAALALGAVALLVVVMLVGLERAAVLLFLIGFALAPASSVGFSSGAEVLPLSDLVLLVGAMLLVPVLITRPFSAQALLLLAAVGFVTMATVAAIISPTPLLSLFSVARLVIGVLALPLLFAWWRPGEQMAVWLGLAYVAGASASVLEAVTIGDSIYGRYVGLTLHPNIFGLCSLLALAVIPYLLRRASRRWHGWLVLAAAVNAGGVWFSGSRAALVVLALAVVVYVLLDRSVRTALVIFGLSIPPTYFVGRAVTEGEDGNNALGRLLGNSSATPSDLDRQMLREVAVNDFTSSPIFGVGFGDPLAAHNVYLQIAAAGGILTVTFFVLVLLATLRQSFVIGRRHLLLAIPAVAYITIAPLTSLIWERYIWAVLALPFLLPVVAARSDRGVRRPPADDAASMR, encoded by the coding sequence GTGCTCGACGCTGAGGTCCTCGAGCGGGCCGTCTCGGACCGGGCTCCGCGGGGGCCCTACAAGTCGCGGGCCCAGCGCGGTCGGATCGGTGGGGTCGTCCACGCCCTGACCCCTGTCCTGGCGACCGGTGCCCTGCTGGCCACGATGCTGCCGTTGGGCACGAGGTCCGTCATCGGGGCGGCGCTCGCACTCGGTGCCGTGGCCCTGCTGGTCGTGGTGATGCTCGTCGGTCTCGAGCGCGCAGCGGTCCTGCTGTTCCTGATCGGCTTCGCCCTCGCGCCGGCGAGCAGCGTCGGATTCTCCTCCGGGGCCGAGGTGCTCCCGCTGTCCGACCTGGTGCTGCTGGTGGGCGCCATGCTCCTGGTGCCCGTGCTCATCACCCGGCCCTTCTCGGCACAGGCGCTGCTCCTGCTCGCGGCCGTCGGGTTCGTGACCATGGCCACCGTGGCGGCGATCATCAGCCCGACCCCTCTGCTCAGCCTGTTCTCGGTCGCCCGGCTCGTCATCGGCGTGCTCGCGCTGCCGCTGCTGTTCGCCTGGTGGCGTCCCGGTGAGCAGATGGCGGTGTGGCTGGGCCTGGCCTACGTGGCGGGCGCGAGCGCCAGCGTCCTGGAGGCGGTCACGATCGGTGACTCCATCTACGGCCGCTACGTCGGACTGACCCTGCACCCCAACATCTTCGGCCTCTGCTCGTTGTTGGCCCTCGCGGTGATCCCGTACCTCCTGCGCCGGGCCTCCCGTCGCTGGCACGGGTGGCTGGTGCTCGCGGCCGCGGTCAACGCCGGCGGGGTGTGGTTCAGCGGTTCGCGGGCCGCCCTGGTGGTCCTCGCGCTCGCGGTGGTCGTGTACGTGCTGCTGGACCGCTCGGTGCGGACCGCCCTGGTGATCTTCGGTCTGTCGATCCCGCCGACCTACTTCGTGGGTCGGGCCGTGACCGAGGGCGAGGACGGCAACAACGCCCTCGGCCGGTTGCTCGGCAACAGCTCGGCCACCCCGTCGGACCTCGACCGGCAGATGCTGCGGGAGGTCGCGGTCAACGACTTCACCTCGAGCCCGATCTTCGGTGTCGGCTTCGGGGACCCGTTGGCGGCCCACAACGTCTACCTGCAGATCGCCGCGGCCGGCGGCATCCTCACCGTGACCTTCTTCGTCCTGGTCCTGCTGGCCACTCTCCGGCAGTCGTTCGTCATCGGCCGCCGGCACCTCCTGCTGGCCATCCCCGCGGTCGCCTACATCACGATCGCGCCGCTCACGTCCCTCATCTGGGAGCGCTACATCTGGGCGGTGCTGGCGCTGCCGTTCCTGTTGCCGGTGGTGGCCGCCCGGTCCGACCGCGGCGTCCGACGGCCACCCGCGGACGACGCGGCCTCGATGCGATGA